From a single Bifidobacteriaceae bacterium genomic region:
- a CDS encoding DUF4177 domain-containing protein: MTDSTAGWYNDGTGTNRWWDGRSWTDQVQPPPASAGGPQGLVDQIRADATAGAAPRPAPAGASYVVLQVILKEKFWGTGSGNLTELEKVINAQASLGYRLHTITTAASGSKGIGGGDRIQATMVFERLT, translated from the coding sequence ATGACTGACAGCACGGCAGGCTGGTACAACGACGGAACAGGAACCAACCGGTGGTGGGACGGCCGAAGCTGGACCGACCAGGTCCAGCCGCCACCCGCCTCGGCCGGCGGCCCTCAGGGGCTGGTCGACCAAATCAGGGCGGACGCCACCGCCGGAGCCGCGCCCCGGCCGGCCCCTGCCGGGGCGAGCTACGTGGTCCTCCAGGTCATACTGAAAGAGAAGTTCTGGGGCACCGGCTCTGGGAACCTAACCGAGTTGGAGAAGGTGATCAACGCCCAGGCCTCGCTCGGCTACCGGCTGCACACCATCACCACGGCGGCCTCCGGCAGCAAAGGCATAGGCGGAGGCGACCGCATCCAGGCGACCATGGTCTTCGAACGCCTCACCTGA